The following proteins come from a genomic window of Trifolium pratense cultivar HEN17-A07 linkage group LG4, ARS_RC_1.1, whole genome shotgun sequence:
- the LOC123922135 gene encoding equilibrative nucleotide transporter 3-like encodes MINNEPPPRLEGKYSAMAICWFLGIGGLFCWNSMLTIVDYYIYLFPKYHPSRVLTIVYQPFAFVTIAILAYNEAKINTRLRNLFGYTVYFFSISSLLILDLATSGKGGIGTFTGICGFSGLFGIADAHVQGGMVGDLSYMLPEFIQSFLAGSAASGALTSALRLITKAVFENSPNGLRKGAIMFFALSSCFEFLCVILYAFVFPKLPIVKYYRSKAASEGSKTVSADLAAGGIQTSPGGDTEDSKEQERKGIKQLLFENIDYALDLFLTYVLTLSIFPGFLSEDTGSHSLGTWYALVLIAMFNVFDLIGRYIPLIKILKMETRKLITTAVISRFLLIPAFYFTAKYGKQGWMILLTSFLGLSNGYLTICVFTSAPKGYKGPEQNALGNMLVMCLLGGLFAGVTLDWLWLIGKGW; translated from the exons ATGATCAACAATGAGCCTCCACCGCGCCTTGAG GGAAAATATTCTGCAATGGCAATTTGCTGGTTTCTTGGCATTGGGGGTCTTTTCTGTTGGAATAGTATGCTGACAATAGTAGATTACTATATTTACTTGTTTCCG AAATACCATCCTTCTAGGGTGCTTACCATTGTATATCAGCCATTTGCATTTGTAACAATAGCAATACTGGCTTACAATGAGGCAAAAATCAATACAAGGCTGCGGAACTTGTTTGGATACACCGTCTATTTCTTTAGCATTTCATCATTGTTAATT TTGGATCTAGCGACATCCGGTAAAGGAGGGATTGGAACTTTCACCGGTATATGCGGATTTAGTGGTCTTTTTGGAATAGCAGATGCCCATGTACAAGGCGGAATGGTGGGAGACCTATCCTACATGCTACCAGAATTCATTCAG TCTTTCCTTGCTGGATCTGCAGCGTCAGGTGCCCTAACATCGGCTTTGAGGTTAATTACAAAAGCAGTATTTGAGAATTCTCCAAACGGTCTTCGCAAAGGAGCTA TTATGTTCTTTGCCCTATCATCTTGTTTTGAGTTTCTATGTGTTATTCTCTACGCGTTTGTCTTTCCAAAATTACCGATCGTGAAGTACTACCGTTCAAAAGCAGCCTCCGAAGGATCCAAAACTGTGTCAGCTGATCTTGCTGCCGGTGGTATCCAGACCTCACCTGGCGGA GACACGGAAGATTCAAAGGAACAAGAGCGCAAAGgaataaaacaattgttattcgAAAACATTGATTATGCACTTGATTTGTTCCTAACATATGTGCTTACACTGTCGATTTTCCCTGGCTTCTTATCAGAAGATACTGGATCACACAGTTTAGGCACTTG GTACGCTCTCGTCTTAATTGCTATGTTTAATGTGTTTGATCTTATCGGAAGATACATTCCGctcatcaaaatcttgaagatGGAGACTAGAAAGTTGATCACTACGGCTGTCATTTCTCGTTTTTTACTTATACCGGCATTTTATTTCACTGCAAAGTATGGTAAACAAGgttggatgatattgttgacATCGTTCTTAGGGTTATCCAATGGTTACCTCACTATCTGCGTTTTCACTTCCGCGCCTAAAGGTTACAAG ggaCCTGAACAAAATGCTTTGGGAAATATGTTGGTGATGTGTCTTCTAGGAGGTCTTTTTGCAGGGGTCACACTTGACTGGTTGTGGTTAATAGGTAAAGGATGGTGA
- the LOC123923429 gene encoding equilibrative nucleotide transporter 3-like: MVDTEIEPPPRIEGKFTALVVCWLLGNGVLFSWNSMLTIIDYYEYLFPNYHPSRMLTLVYQPFAFGTIAILAYNEAKQNTRKRNLIGYWLFFLSVLAVLILDLATSGKGGLGPFIGVCVISGIFGIADAYTQGGMIGDLSYMLPEFMQSFLAGEAASGALTSGLRLMTKAIFNNSKDGLRKGAIMFFVMSTIFELLCVILYAFVFPKLPIVKYYRSKAASEGSKTVTADLAAGGIQTSPKGATGESTQFERKGKKQLLKENIDYALDMFMIYTLTLSIFPGFLSEDTGKHSLGTWYALVLIAMYNVWDLVGRYVPLIKIINMESRKLITTAVVLRFLLVPAFYFTAKYGTQGWMIFLTSFLGLSNGYLTVCVLTAAPKGYKGPEQNALGNILVFFILGGIFTGVLLDWLWLIGKGW; this comes from the exons ATGGTTGACACTGAAATTGAGCCTCCACCACGTATTGAG GGAAAATTTACAGCATTGGTGGTTTGTTGGCTTCTTGGCAATGGTGTTCTTTTCTCTTGGAACAGTATGCTAACAATAATAGATTACTATGAATATTTGTTTCCG AACTATCATCCCTCTAGAATGCTTACTCTTGTGTATCAACCATTTGCATTTGGAACAATAGCAATACTAGCATACAATGAGGCCAAGCAAAATACAAGAAAGCGGAATCTAATTGGATATTGGCTCTTTTTCTTGAGCGTTTTGGCTGTGTTAATT TTGGATTTAGCAACATCTGGAAAAGGAGGACTTGGACCTTTCATCGGTGTATGCGTAATAAGCGGTATATTCGGAATAGCAGATGCCTATACACAAGGAGGAATGATTGGAGACTTATCTTACATGCTCCCAGAATTTATGCAG TCTTTTCTTGCTGGTGAAGCAGCATCAGGTGCTCTAACATCAGGTTTGCGGTTAATGACAAAAGCAATATTTAATAATTCTAAGGACGGTCTTCGCAAAGGAGCCA TTATGTTCTTTGTCATGTCAACAATCTTTGAGCTTCTTTGCGTTATTCTCTACGCATTTGTGTTTCCTAAATTACCAATTGTGAAGTACTATCGTTCAAAAGCAGCATCAGAAGGATCGAAAACTGTTACAGCTGATCTTGCTGCAGGTGGCATTCAGACCTCACCGAAAGGA GCTACTGGAGAATCAACACAATTCGAGCGCAAAGGAAAGAAACAATTGTTAAAGGAAAACATTGATTATGCACTTGATATGTTTATGATCTATACGCTCACATTGTCTATTTTCCCTGGATTCTTATCAGAAGATACCGGAAAACACAGTTTAGGCACCTG GTATGCTCTTGTGTTAATTGCAATGTACAATGTATGGGATCTCGTCGGACGATATGTTCCACTgattaaaatcataaatatgGAGTCCAGAAAGTTGATCACCACCGCGGTTGTTTTGCGATTTTTACTTGTACCGGCATTTTATTTCACGGCAAAGTATGGTACTCAAGGATGGATGATATTCTTGACATCTTTCTTAGGGTTATCCAATGGTTACCTCACTGTTTGTGTTCTCACTGCAGCACCAAAAGGTTACAAG GGACCTGAACAAAATGCTCTGGGAAATATTTTGGTGTTCTTTATTCTTGGAGGTATTTTTACAGGGGTATTACTTGATTGGTTGTGGCTAATTGGTAAAGGATGGTGA
- the LOC123924718 gene encoding LOW QUALITY PROTEIN: uncharacterized GPI-anchored protein At4g28100 (The sequence of the model RefSeq protein was modified relative to this genomic sequence to represent the inferred CDS: inserted 1 base in 1 codon), which yields MQSFTSILFLSSLLLLLPPFTLSGLLSQPVTDPNQNQLQPGSNTVPAFPVQTQAQLCRLDLSNELFGGVKDACGKNLDRSRCCPVLAAWLFAAHARSALEITTAAAAPAPASGELPMMPDDSQKCVNSLQESLLTRNIRIPQPNATCDAILCFCGIRLHQISSLSCSAAFNVSGSRKNATXTVAVRNLENNCRNASYAGCTKCLSALQKVKSYKNGTKGSSERVKKMFNRDCELMGLTWLLAKNKTTYIPTVSAVLRAMMYSAHPHESKCSPDQENMPLAVDSLQFESGHAPSWPSKLWVTFLTLIMLFCSFV from the exons ATGCAATCATTCACTTCCATTCTTTTCCTCTCCTCACTCCTTCTTCTACTCCCACCTTTCACTCTCTCCGGTCTCCTCTCCCAACCCGTAACCGACCCAAACCAAAACCAACTCCAACCCGGTTCAAACACCGTCCCCGCATTCCCGGTTCAAACCCAAGCTCAACTCTGTCGTCTCGACCTCTCCAACGAACTCTTCGGCGGCGTAAAAGACGCATGCGGCAAAAACCTAGACAGAAGCCGATGCTGTCCGGTTCTCGCTGCATGGCTTTTCGCCGCACATGCTCGGTCAGCACTCGAAATAACTACCGCTGCAGCAGCTCCGGCTCCGGCGAGTGGTGAACTTCCGATGATGCCTGATGATTCACAGAAATGTGTTAACTCGTTACAAGAGTCGTTATTGACTCGGAATATTCGAATTCCTCAACCTAATGCTACGTGTGATGCGATTCTTTGTTTTTGTGGAATTCGACTTCATCAAATAAGCTCTTTGAGTTGTTCAGCTGCGTTTAATGTTTCTGGTTCGCGTAAAAATGCTA CAACTGTTGCTGTAAGGAACTTGGAAAATAATTGTCGTAATGCTTCTTATGCCGGTTGCACTAAATGTCTCTCTGCGCTGCAAAAG GTAAAGAGTTACAAGAACGGAACAAAAGGATCAAGTGAAAGGGTTAAGAAGATGTTTAACAGAGATTGTGAACTAATGGGATTAACATGGTTATTAGCAAAGAACAAAACGACATACATACCTACCGTTTCAGCTGTTCTACGTGCAATGATGTATAGTGCACACCCACATGAATCAAAGTGTAGTCCAGATCAAGAAAACATGCCATTAGCCGTTGATTCTCTTCAATTTGAAAGTGGTCACGCTCCATCTTGGCCGTCCAAATTATGGGTTACTTTTTTAACtttaataatgttattttgttcttttgtttaa
- the LOC123922134 gene encoding uncharacterized protein LOC123922134: MASLSKVVPYAILPSLFQESYFDDEDNPTNVHRSIFVLIDNKRYEWNNMFKDHPGAWCVGSSNGFLIFLDNNGCPQLLNPSSNTCIDLPSFPNSLIKHASVKSYSYYAEHLRKTFISKAVLMCSPSPSQYTLAVMYSYPLCKIAFCSNRNASWVELFDAKRCYYDIVFDNNMLYALADDCSIEGWDFSQKVPQKILFVKYPIMEKDKEEETKFPCDKFSSQLYLVIAKGEFLLVERFIGNFVNGDGEVVYEGSNLSYEGYEICPYRTKHFSVYKLDFVKKRWEKINSLDGGAIFVGANESKFVTANSGCEGNSIYFSDDRWEEMNLDYSYGGHDWGIFNLQNSSVKFLAPDANKMDPPPIWMVPNSN, encoded by the coding sequence ATGGCTTCCCTCTCAAAAGTTGTTCCTTATGCCATCCTTCCCTCGCTCTTTCAAGAATCATACTTTGACGATGAAGACAACCCAACCAATGTTCATCGTAGCATCTTCGTCCTCATCGACAACAAACGCTACGAATGGAACAACATGTTCAAGGATCACCCCGGTGCTTGGTGTGTCGGTTCGTCCAACGGTTTCCTCATCTTTCTTGACAACAATGGTTGTCCTCAGCTTCTAAACCCATCTTCAAACACTTGCATTGACCTTCCATCTTTTCCTAACTCACTCATTAAGCATGCAAGTGTTAAATCTTATTCTTATTATGCCGAACACCTTCGAAAAACCTTCATATCCAAAGCAGTGTTGATGTGTTCTCCATCTCCTTCACAATACACTCTTGCTGTTATGTATAGTTACCCGTTATGCAAGATTGCTTTTTGTAGCAACCGTAATGCTTCATGGGTCGAACTCTTTGATGCGAAACGATGTTATTACGACATTGTGTTTGATAACAATATGCTCTATGCTTTGGCTGATGATTGTTCTATTGAAGGGTGGGATTTTAGTCAAAAAGTTCCACAAAAGATTTTGTTTGTCAAATACCCTATCATGGAGAAAGATAaggaagaagaaacaaaatttcCATGTGATAAATTTTCTAGTCAATTATATTTAGTGATAGCTAAAGGAGAATTTTTATTGGTAGAAAGGTTTATTGGAAATTTTGTGAATGGTGATGGTGAAGTAGTTTATGAAGGAAGCAATTTATCATATGAAGGTTATGAAATTTGTCCTTATAGAACAAAGCATTTTAGTGTGTATAAACTTGACTTTGTGAAGAAAAGGTGGGAAAAGATTAATAGTTTAGATGGTGGAGCTATATTTGTAGGTGCCAATGAGTCTAAGTTTGTGACTGCAAATTCAGGATGCGAAGgaaattcaatttatttcaGTGATGATAGGTGGGAAGAGATGAATTTGGATTATTCATATGGTGGACATGATTGGGGGATTTTCAATCTTCAAAATTCAAGTGTTAAGTTCTTAGCTCCGGATGCAAATAAGATGGATCCACCACCTATTTGGATGGttccaaattcaaattaa
- the LOC123922136 gene encoding transcription factor MYB13-like: protein MVRAPYFDENGTKKGAWSMEEDQRLIAYIERHGHPNWRQLPKVAGLARCGKSCRLRWMNYLRPNLKRGNYTQKEEQMIMELHKKHGNKWSLIAESLPGRSDNEIKNYWHSHLKKISRHNETNLIKEIQKTKTTSEDVSDDSNHILESSTSMSSSHVELNMTLYRKEDSVASWEIWDGFSNNFWTEPFISENALGQDYSPVSWYGSEAEDPFFIW from the exons ATGGTCAGAGCAccttattttgatgaaaatggaaCAAAGAAAGGTGCATGGAGTATGGAAGAGGATCAAAGGCTTATTGCTTACATTGAAAGGCATGGTCATCCTAATTGGCGTCAACTTCCCAAAGTTGCcg GTTTGGCAAGATGTGGAAAGAGTTGTAGGCTACGTTGGATGAATTACTTAAGGCCAAATCTAAAACGAGGGAACTATACACAAAAGGAGGAACAAATGATCATGGAATTGCACAAAAAGCATGGAAATAA ATGGTCTCTTATTGCCGAAAGTCTACCCGGAAGATCAGACAATGAAATAAAGAATTACTGGCACAGTCACCTAAAGAAAATCTCACGGCACAATGAGACCAACCTTATTAAAGAGATTCAAAAGACAAAAACAACAAGTGAGGATGTTAGTGATGATTCCAACCACATTTTGGAAAGTTCAACTTCAATGTCTTCTAGTCATGTGGAATTAAACATGACCTTGTATAGAAAAGAAGATAGTGTTGCTTCTTGGGAAATATGGGATGGATTCAGCAACAATTTTTGGACTGAACCATTTATTTCAGAAAATGCATTGGGTCAGGATTACTCTCCCGTTTCATGGTATGGATCAGAGGCAGAGGATCCATTTTTCATATGGTAG